One segment of Capnocytophaga sp. oral taxon 878 DNA contains the following:
- a CDS encoding DnaJ C-terminal domain-containing protein, whose translation MIDYYKTLGINKDATPDDIKKAYRKLARKYHPDMNPNDKTAEQKFKEINEANEVLSNPENRAKYDKYGEHWQYGEQYEQAQQQNQYSGFQDFNNFNNGNFSEQDYSDFFKDMFGGRASGFGRGYGSAAGKFKGQDIYAELSLPLREVATAQQRTFNVNGNNIRITVPAGAYEGLQIKLKGYGHQGHNGGPHGDLYITFHIQPDATFQRTDNDLHTTVHISLYTAMLGGEVQIDTLSGKVKMKVAPETQNGTIVRLKGKGLPAYKQENLHGDLFVTYQVDLPKNLTPKQKELFEQLKNS comes from the coding sequence ATGATAGATTACTATAAAACATTAGGCATAAATAAAGATGCTACCCCCGACGACATCAAAAAAGCCTACCGCAAGTTGGCGCGCAAATATCACCCCGATATGAACCCCAACGACAAAACAGCTGAACAAAAGTTTAAAGAAATCAACGAAGCCAACGAAGTACTCTCAAACCCCGAAAACCGAGCTAAATACGATAAATACGGCGAACATTGGCAATACGGCGAACAGTACGAACAAGCCCAACAACAAAACCAATACTCAGGCTTCCAAGACTTCAATAACTTTAATAACGGCAACTTCTCCGAGCAAGATTACTCCGATTTCTTTAAAGATATGTTTGGCGGACGCGCTTCAGGCTTCGGTCGTGGCTATGGCAGCGCAGCAGGAAAGTTTAAAGGACAAGACATCTACGCCGAATTATCTCTGCCCTTGCGCGAAGTAGCCACAGCACAACAACGCACCTTTAACGTAAATGGTAATAACATACGCATTACCGTCCCCGCAGGCGCCTATGAAGGATTGCAAATCAAGCTCAAAGGCTACGGACACCAAGGTCACAACGGCGGCCCTCACGGCGATTTATACATTACCTTCCATATCCAGCCCGACGCCACCTTCCAGCGCACCGATAATGATTTGCACACCACCGTACATATCAGCCTCTATACCGCTATGCTCGGCGGCGAAGTGCAAATAGACACCCTTAGCGGTAAAGTTAAAATGAAAGTAGCCCCCGAAACCCAAAACGGCACTATCGTACGCCTCAAAGGCAAAGGACTACCAGCATACAAGCAAGAAAACCTCCACGGCGATTTATTTGTAACCTATCAGGTTGATTTGCCTAAAAACCTTACCCCTAAACAAAAAGAATTATTTGAACAGCTTAAAAATTCGTAA